Proteins from a single region of Acidovorax sp. NCPPB 3576:
- a CDS encoding TRAP transporter large permease, with protein MTVPLLILSVSFTLFLLLGVPVAFSIGLSALATLLYEGLPLEVGFQQMTSGMGIFSFLAIPFFIFAGELMLYGGIADRIVNFARNLVGHVRGGLGMSNVVACTLFGGVSGSPVADVSAMGAVMIPMMKKEGYHADYAVNVTTHAALVGALMPTSHNLIIYSLAAGGKVSIAALILAALVPALVLTLSNLAAAYFVAVKRGYPAGTFPGWQIVGRSFAAALPGLFIVVLILGGILSGIFTATESAAVAVLYALALTVFLYRTLKWEHFIKAASKAVRTTGVILLLIGISSTFGYLISLYGVAELTGQMLSQVTSTPWVIFLLINIILFVLGTFLDMAATILLCTPIFLPIAQHYGMSSVQFGIVMLINCALGLNTPPVGTTQFVGCAIGGVSVGTVMRTIWPFYGALIFALALVTFVPAFSTWLPSMFMVVK; from the coding sequence ATGACCGTGCCACTTTTGATCCTGAGCGTGTCGTTCACGCTGTTCCTGCTGCTGGGCGTGCCCGTGGCGTTTTCCATCGGCCTGTCGGCCCTGGCCACCCTGCTGTACGAAGGCCTGCCCCTGGAGGTCGGCTTCCAGCAGATGACCTCGGGCATGGGCATCTTCTCGTTCCTGGCGATTCCGTTCTTCATCTTCGCGGGCGAGCTGATGCTGTACGGCGGCATCGCGGACCGCATCGTCAACTTCGCGCGCAACCTGGTGGGCCATGTGCGCGGCGGGCTGGGCATGTCCAACGTGGTGGCCTGCACGCTGTTCGGCGGCGTCTCGGGCTCGCCGGTGGCGGACGTGTCGGCCATGGGCGCCGTGATGATCCCGATGATGAAGAAAGAGGGCTACCACGCCGACTACGCCGTCAACGTGACGACGCACGCGGCGCTGGTGGGGGCGCTCATGCCCACCAGCCACAACCTCATCATCTATTCGCTGGCGGCCGGCGGCAAGGTGTCGATCGCGGCGCTGATCCTGGCGGCGCTGGTGCCTGCACTGGTGCTTACCCTCAGCAACCTGGCGGCGGCTTATTTCGTGGCCGTCAAGCGCGGCTATCCCGCGGGCACGTTCCCGGGCTGGCAGATCGTCGGGCGCTCGTTCGCCGCGGCGTTGCCGGGGTTGTTCATCGTCGTGCTGATCCTGGGGGGCATCCTTTCGGGCATCTTCACCGCCACCGAATCGGCGGCCGTGGCCGTGCTGTATGCCCTGGCCCTGACGGTGTTCCTGTACCGCACGCTGAAGTGGGAGCATTTCATCAAGGCGGCCTCGAAGGCGGTGCGCACCACGGGCGTGATCCTGCTGCTGATCGGCATCTCCAGCACCTTCGGCTACCTCATCAGCCTGTACGGCGTGGCCGAACTCACGGGCCAGATGCTGTCGCAGGTGACCAGCACGCCGTGGGTGATCTTCCTGCTGATCAACATCATCCTGTTCGTGCTGGGCACGTTCCTGGACATGGCGGCCACCATCCTGCTGTGCACGCCGATCTTCCTGCCCATCGCCCAGCACTACGGCATGAGCTCGGTGCAGTTCGGCATCGTCATGCTGATCAACTGCGCGCTGGGCCTGAACACGCCGCCCGTGGGCACGACCCAGTTCGTGGGCTGCGCGATCGGCGGGGTGTCGGTGGGCACGGTGATGCGCACCATCTGGCCGTTCTATGGCGCGCTGATCTTCGCGCTGGCCCTGGTGACCTTCGTGCCGGCCTTCTCGACCTGGCTGCCCAGCATGTTCATGGTGGTCAAGTGA
- a CDS encoding TRAP transporter small permease codes for MYTQICRTLARVCMWLGIIGLVAVICAVSWQVFGRYVLNNTPTWAESLALLLVIYVTMFGVAVGVRDAGHIGLESFLVLAPDWLRLKMEYLIHALVLVFGAVMAYSCASLAQSVWDYRLPTLWISEGWKYVPAAIAGVLIVMFSIEHIIALAQGREVEPAWD; via the coding sequence ATGTATACCCAAATTTGCCGCACGCTCGCCCGCGTCTGCATGTGGCTGGGCATCATCGGCCTGGTCGCAGTGATCTGCGCCGTGAGCTGGCAGGTGTTCGGCCGCTATGTGCTCAACAACACGCCCACCTGGGCGGAAAGCCTGGCCCTGCTGCTGGTGATCTACGTCACGATGTTCGGCGTCGCCGTGGGCGTGCGCGATGCCGGCCACATCGGGCTCGAATCGTTCCTGGTGCTGGCGCCCGACTGGCTGCGCCTGAAGATGGAATACCTCATCCACGCGCTGGTGCTCGTGTTCGGCGCCGTGATGGCCTACAGCTGCGCATCGCTCGCGCAGTCGGTGTGGGACTACCGCCTGCCCACGCTGTGGATCTCCGAAGGTTGGAAATACGTGCCGGCCGCGATCGCCGGCGTCCTGATCGTGATGTTCTCGATCGAACACATCATCGCGCTGGCCCAGGGCCGCGAAGTCGAACCCGCCTGGGACTGA
- a CDS encoding TRAP transporter substrate-binding protein, which translates to MKFLKTTLAALAALTLGFGAAQATELRSADIHPDDYPTVTAVKFMGERLKALSGGKHTIKVFNNGALGSEKDTIEQAKIGALQLVRINIGAMNNICPETVVPTMPFLFRSVEHLHKVLDGPIGEEILKACEKQGFVGLAYYDSGARSMFTAKKPVRSFADMKGLKVRVQQSDLWVSMLEAMGANATPMPMGEVYTGLKTGLIDAAENNYPTYESSRSFEVAKYYTKTEHSMAPEMLLFSKRAWDRLSPEEQGWIRQAAKESVPYMRKQWAEREIKSLATVKAGGAEIIEIDKALFQAAMKPVYDKFIPDAKLKDLVKRVQDTQ; encoded by the coding sequence GCCGCGCTCACACTGGGCTTCGGCGCCGCGCAAGCGACCGAGCTGCGCTCCGCCGACATCCACCCCGACGATTACCCGACCGTGACGGCGGTCAAATTCATGGGCGAACGTCTGAAAGCCCTGTCGGGCGGCAAGCACACCATCAAGGTGTTCAACAACGGCGCCCTGGGCAGCGAGAAGGACACCATCGAGCAGGCCAAGATCGGCGCCCTGCAGCTGGTGCGCATCAACATCGGCGCGATGAACAACATCTGCCCCGAGACCGTGGTGCCCACGATGCCGTTCCTCTTTCGCTCGGTCGAGCATCTGCACAAGGTGCTGGACGGCCCGATCGGCGAGGAAATCCTCAAGGCCTGCGAAAAGCAGGGCTTCGTGGGCCTGGCCTACTACGACAGCGGCGCCCGCTCGATGTTCACCGCCAAGAAGCCGGTGCGCAGCTTCGCCGACATGAAGGGCCTGAAAGTGCGCGTGCAGCAATCCGACCTGTGGGTGTCGATGCTGGAGGCCATGGGAGCCAACGCCACCCCCATGCCCATGGGCGAGGTGTACACCGGCCTCAAGACCGGCCTGATCGATGCGGCCGAGAACAACTACCCCACCTACGAAAGCTCGCGTTCGTTCGAGGTGGCCAAGTACTACACCAAGACCGAGCACTCCATGGCTCCCGAGATGCTGCTGTTCTCCAAGCGCGCGTGGGATCGCCTGTCGCCCGAAGAGCAAGGCTGGATTCGCCAGGCCGCCAAGGAATCGGTGCCCTACATGCGCAAGCAGTGGGCCGAGCGCGAGATCAAGTCTCTGGCGACGGTGAAGGCCGGCGGTGCCGAGATCATCGAGATCGACAAGGCCCTGTTCCAGGCCGCGATGAAGCCCGTGTATGACAAGTTCATTCCGGACGCCAAGCTCAAGGACCTGGTCAAGCGCGTTCAAGACACCCAGTAA